The Streptomyces nitrosporeus genome includes a window with the following:
- a CDS encoding helix-turn-helix transcriptional regulator has translation MCRRGGRSHGSKAPRTARRGSSAVQRRPLRTRAARRAAGLTQEQVVLRIETDRATYNRIEMGHSAALLDSLILIADATGVSSSDLVGE, from the coding sequence GTGTGCCGGCGGGGAGGCCGGTCCCACGGAAGCAAGGCCCCCCGCACAGCTCGGCGGGGGTCTTCGGCTGTCCAACGTAGACCGCTCCGCACCCGAGCTGCCCGGCGGGCGGCCGGTCTCACCCAGGAGCAGGTTGTCCTCCGCATCGAGACGGACCGGGCCACGTACAACCGGATCGAGATGGGGCACTCGGCCGCGCTGCTCGACTCCCTGATCCTCATTGCCGACGCGACCGGTGTGTCCTCCTCGGACCTGGTGGGGGAGTAG
- a CDS encoding Twin-arginine translocation pathway signal, protein MGRNDALRAARLHKGWRTIEAAAGALTEHGQQLLDDRQFTVSPRTWRRWEGDRPGWPAEETAVVIHDALGRWPEDLGFTTPPSWIRPEHHEEADVNRRAFVSVTAAALVAGPVASQHVDPALIDYFQQQLEGHYRADMFLGPHDLIGTVSAQYQLIDKLVRSAKGETRRGLLRVGAAYAALVGWLYQDAGDMDGAAFWRGVTQEIAMRSRDPHLIGYSLVNQAQVRTDLGDGRAVVDLCEAALDDADRLVPKVRIMAMQQQAHGASLTDDRRSVDQLLDQADLLLPRVDDDLPWGNACRRTPGYLEVQRATCYGRLGLGAEAGALWSQVLTAVPETARRDRGVYMARQATAAAAAREPDQAVEIARTVATIAAETRSARMRRELTTLEQAMRPWHDAPVGRDLAEILAPVTDRS, encoded by the coding sequence GTGGGACGTAACGACGCGCTGCGGGCAGCCCGCTTACACAAGGGGTGGCGGACCATCGAAGCTGCCGCGGGCGCACTCACCGAGCACGGTCAGCAGCTCCTGGACGACCGGCAGTTCACCGTGTCCCCGCGGACTTGGCGGCGGTGGGAAGGCGACCGCCCCGGCTGGCCGGCCGAGGAGACCGCAGTCGTCATCCACGACGCGCTCGGCCGGTGGCCCGAGGACCTGGGCTTCACCACTCCGCCGAGCTGGATCCGGCCCGAGCACCACGAAGAGGCAGATGTGAACCGACGCGCATTCGTGAGCGTCACCGCGGCCGCGCTCGTCGCCGGCCCTGTGGCCTCGCAGCATGTCGACCCCGCCCTGATCGACTACTTCCAGCAGCAGCTGGAAGGGCACTACCGGGCAGACATGTTCCTCGGACCCCACGACCTCATCGGCACAGTGTCCGCCCAGTACCAGCTCATCGACAAGTTGGTCCGCTCGGCAAAGGGAGAGACGCGACGCGGACTCCTACGCGTCGGCGCCGCCTACGCGGCGCTGGTGGGCTGGCTGTACCAGGACGCCGGAGACATGGACGGGGCGGCGTTCTGGAGGGGGGTGACGCAGGAGATCGCCATGCGGTCCCGTGACCCGCACCTCATCGGGTACAGCCTCGTGAACCAGGCCCAAGTCCGTACCGACCTGGGCGACGGACGCGCAGTCGTCGACCTGTGCGAGGCCGCCCTCGACGACGCCGACAGGCTCGTTCCGAAGGTGCGCATCATGGCGATGCAGCAGCAGGCCCATGGCGCCAGCCTCACGGACGATCGCCGATCGGTAGACCAGCTCCTCGACCAGGCCGACCTGCTGCTGCCCCGCGTCGACGACGACCTGCCGTGGGGCAACGCCTGTCGGCGGACGCCCGGGTATCTCGAAGTGCAGAGGGCCACCTGTTACGGACGCCTCGGCCTCGGCGCCGAGGCCGGGGCTCTGTGGTCGCAGGTCCTTACGGCCGTGCCGGAGACTGCCCGCCGGGACCGTGGGGTGTACATGGCCCGGCAGGCGACCGCAGCCGCCGCCGCACGGGAGCCGGACCAGGCGGTGGAGATCGCCCGGACTGTGGCGACGATTGCTGCCGAGACCCGGTCCGCCCGCATGCGCAGGGAGTTGACCACTCTGGAGCAGGCGATGCGCCCGTGGCACGATGCACCGGTCGGCCGGGATCTTGCCGAGATCCTGGCCCCCGTGACCGATAGGAGCTGA
- a CDS encoding 4a-hydroxytetrahydrobiopterin dehydratase — translation MVLTDEEITAHLAGVPGWVRNGDEITCRFGIRYHGGVAMIVHVADIERLIGHHADIDLRWDHVRFGITTHDAGHRLTAADFDLAARIDQIAAAHGAEPFGD, via the coding sequence GTGGTGCTGACGGACGAGGAGATCACCGCCCACCTGGCCGGAGTGCCGGGGTGGGTCCGCAACGGTGACGAGATCACCTGCCGGTTCGGGATCCGGTACCACGGCGGCGTTGCGATGATCGTCCACGTCGCGGACATCGAGCGACTCATCGGCCACCATGCCGACATCGATCTGCGGTGGGACCACGTGCGGTTCGGCATCACCACGCACGACGCCGGCCACCGGCTGACAGCCGCAGACTTCGACCTCGCCGCCCGGATCGATCAGATCGCCGCAGCCCACGGCGCTGAGCCCTTCGGTGACTGA
- a CDS encoding WYL domain-containing protein, with the protein MKNTINETQAQTLTRLLAAAARQHPVTVTYLKEEKDENGCKTGHLVETIRTIEVHDVRTTKAGNVTFRAMNRETGESRTFRLDRIQAYTVHRTAYTVARPSTEPAPVAPVPSCPATVIGRELARDDAAHHADRYATLAA; encoded by the coding sequence GTGAAGAACACCATCAACGAGACCCAGGCCCAGACCCTCACCCGCCTCCTCGCCGCCGCCGCCCGCCAACACCCCGTCACCGTCACCTACCTCAAGGAAGAGAAAGACGAGAACGGTTGCAAGACCGGCCACCTCGTCGAGACGATCCGCACCATCGAGGTGCACGACGTCCGCACCACGAAGGCCGGCAACGTCACCTTCCGCGCGATGAACCGCGAGACCGGCGAGTCCCGGACCTTCCGCCTCGACCGCATCCAGGCGTACACCGTGCACCGCACCGCTTACACCGTCGCCCGCCCCAGCACCGAGCCGGCCCCCGTCGCCCCGGTCCCGAGCTGCCCGGCCACGGTCATCGGCCGGGAGCTTGCCCGCGATGATGCCGCGCACCACGCCGACCGGTACGCCACCCTCGCCGCCTGA
- a CDS encoding IS701 family transposase, whose translation MDVIPEVDCWKAELETVFARVAGRFGRADLRWRMRDYVRGLLAPVGRKNGWQLAEWAGHRDPAGLQHLLNGARWDADAVRDDVRDYAAERLGPGGVLIIDDTGFVKKGTTSAGVGRQYTGTSGKIDNCQIGVFAAYATSSGRALVDRELYLPKAWTSDRERCRAAKIPDERGFATKGELARDIVRRCLAAGLPAAWVTADEAYGQDWNFRRLLEQLDIGYVVAVPKSQQIKSLAGCWRIDQLIDEAPADAWQRLSCGDGAKGPRVYDWAAAKLPANIIFDPDPPTRHRWVLARRSLSDPTEIAYYLAHAPVGIEIDELTRIAGSRWAVEECFQAAKNECGLDEYEVRRYPGWYRHITLAMLAHAFLTALAAQAAHRETAETNRTASSPSPWRKSDGSWTLSYPTPETNSNHVSTP comes from the coding sequence ATGGACGTGATACCTGAAGTCGATTGTTGGAAGGCCGAGTTGGAGACGGTTTTCGCTCGGGTGGCAGGCCGGTTTGGGCGGGCGGATCTGCGGTGGCGGATGCGGGACTACGTGCGGGGTCTGCTGGCGCCGGTCGGGCGGAAGAACGGCTGGCAGCTGGCGGAATGGGCCGGCCACCGTGATCCGGCGGGCCTGCAACACCTGCTGAACGGTGCCCGCTGGGATGCCGATGCCGTTCGCGACGACGTGCGGGACTACGCCGCTGAGCGGCTCGGTCCGGGCGGGGTACTGATCATCGATGACACCGGGTTCGTGAAGAAGGGCACCACCTCGGCCGGGGTGGGCCGGCAGTACACCGGCACCTCGGGGAAGATCGACAACTGCCAGATCGGCGTGTTCGCCGCCTACGCCACCAGCTCGGGCAGGGCCCTGGTGGACCGGGAGCTCTACCTGCCCAAGGCCTGGACGTCCGACCGTGAGCGGTGCCGGGCAGCGAAAATCCCTGATGAACGCGGCTTTGCAACCAAGGGGGAGCTTGCCCGGGACATCGTGCGCCGCTGCCTGGCCGCGGGCCTGCCGGCCGCCTGGGTGACTGCGGACGAGGCTTACGGGCAGGACTGGAACTTCCGGCGCCTGCTCGAGCAACTCGACATCGGCTACGTCGTTGCGGTGCCCAAGTCCCAGCAGATCAAGTCCCTGGCCGGCTGCTGGCGCATCGACCAGCTCATCGACGAAGCCCCCGCCGATGCCTGGCAACGGCTGTCCTGCGGCGACGGAGCGAAGGGCCCACGTGTCTATGACTGGGCCGCGGCGAAACTGCCCGCCAACATCATTTTCGACCCGGATCCGCCAACCCGTCATCGCTGGGTGCTGGCCCGCCGCAGCCTGTCCGATCCCACCGAGATCGCCTACTACCTCGCCCACGCACCCGTCGGCATCGAGATCGACGAACTCACCCGGATCGCCGGCAGCCGGTGGGCGGTCGAGGAATGCTTCCAGGCCGCAAAGAACGAGTGCGGCCTGGACGAGTACGAGGTCCGCCGCTATCCGGGCTGGTACCGGCACATCACCCTGGCCATGCTCGCCCATGCCTTCCTGACCGCTCTGGCCGCCCAAGCCGCCCACCGGGAAACCGCAGAAACGAACCGAACAGCCTCGTCTCCCTCACCGTGGCGGAAATCCGACGGCTCCTGGACGCTCTCCTACCCCACCCCAGAGACGAACTCGAACCACGTCAGCACGCCCTGA
- a CDS encoding VOC family protein: MTPLGSLNEFCWMDLKTRDPSGTAAFLSQALGWCFAVDEEDWRQATKITISGYQIGGVSDLANPIYPPDTPAHVAYYLAVDDVDRRAEAATANGARLVVAPFDAGDQGRTATLIDPVGAAFSLWQPRRFTGWSFPPHLAGAPHHMLLACDQPDRARDFYHQLTGTPLAAAAFIAAREPIAAPQWELSVGVDDVDGVVSRVQIGGGGQSLATWIRETDQSNMRLHSPEGLSFRVQSLGQ; the protein is encoded by the coding sequence ATGACCCCCCTCGGTTCGTTGAACGAGTTCTGCTGGATGGACCTGAAAACCCGCGACCCATCGGGCACCGCTGCCTTCTTATCGCAGGCACTGGGCTGGTGTTTTGCAGTGGATGAGGAGGACTGGCGCCAGGCCACCAAGATAACCATCAGCGGGTACCAGATCGGCGGCGTCAGCGATCTTGCGAACCCGATCTACCCGCCGGACACGCCCGCCCACGTCGCCTACTACCTGGCCGTTGACGACGTCGACCGCCGCGCCGAAGCCGCGACGGCGAACGGCGCGCGTCTTGTCGTGGCTCCCTTTGACGCGGGCGATCAGGGCCGTACGGCGACGCTGATCGACCCGGTGGGTGCCGCCTTCTCCCTGTGGCAACCCCGTAGGTTCACCGGGTGGTCATTTCCGCCCCACTTGGCAGGCGCACCACACCACATGCTCCTGGCCTGCGACCAACCCGACCGGGCCCGGGACTTCTACCACCAGTTGACAGGCACGCCTTTGGCGGCTGCCGCATTCATCGCAGCACGTGAACCCATCGCTGCCCCGCAGTGGGAACTCTCCGTCGGGGTCGATGACGTGGATGGCGTCGTTTCCCGCGTGCAGATCGGTGGCGGTGGCCAGAGTCTCGCTACCTGGATCCGAGAGACCGACCAGTCCAATATGAGACTACACAGCCCAGAAGGGCTGTCATTCCGAGTTCAATCTCTGGGGCAATGA
- a CDS encoding alpha/beta fold hydrolase translates to MSTARKQPAGTEARVVSADGTKIAFEQSGHGPAVVLVGSALADRSDTARLAALLAQHFTVINYDRRGRGGSGDATAYAPGREIEDIAALVGHVGGSASLFGSSSGAVLALRAAAAGVNVDRLALYEPPFVVEEGDDGPPEDLARQITVLLAEGRRSDAVKYFMTRVQGMPGFAVFFMKLMPKMWANLTELAGTLPYDIAVMGDTQQGKPLDADEWKGVAVPTRVLTGSKSPAAFQRAALAVTEILPQADHRTLPGLNHGAVVMAPRKIAPQIIEFIKG, encoded by the coding sequence ATGTCGACAGCCCGAAAGCAGCCGGCCGGAACCGAGGCCCGTGTCGTCTCGGCCGACGGCACCAAGATAGCGTTCGAGCAGTCGGGCCACGGGCCGGCCGTCGTCCTGGTCGGCTCGGCACTGGCAGACCGCTCCGACACGGCCCGACTCGCGGCTCTCCTCGCACAGCACTTCACTGTGATCAACTACGACCGCCGCGGACGGGGCGGCAGCGGTGACGCCACCGCTTACGCCCCCGGCCGCGAGATCGAGGACATCGCCGCGCTGGTCGGACACGTCGGCGGTTCGGCTTCGTTGTTCGGTTCGTCCTCCGGAGCGGTCCTCGCGCTGCGCGCGGCCGCTGCCGGGGTGAACGTCGACCGCCTGGCTCTGTACGAACCGCCGTTCGTCGTCGAAGAGGGCGACGACGGGCCGCCCGAGGACCTCGCACGGCAGATCACCGTGCTGCTCGCGGAAGGCCGGCGCAGTGACGCGGTGAAGTACTTCATGACCAGGGTGCAGGGCATGCCCGGCTTCGCTGTGTTCTTCATGAAGCTCATGCCGAAGATGTGGGCGAACCTGACCGAGCTGGCCGGCACCCTGCCCTACGACATCGCGGTCATGGGCGATACCCAGCAAGGCAAGCCGCTCGATGCCGACGAGTGGAAGGGGGTGGCCGTACCCACCCGTGTGCTGACCGGTAGCAAGAGTCCCGCCGCGTTCCAGCGCGCCGCCCTCGCCGTCACCGAGATCCTGCCGCAGGCCGACCACCGAACCCTGCCCGGACTCAACCACGGAGCCGTCGTCATGGCCCCGAGGAAAATCGCCCCGCAGATCATCGAGTTCATCAAGGGATGA
- a CDS encoding DUF4240 domain-containing protein, with translation MTWADFWSLISILNGEATRANCRRLAEELSRRPVPGIIGFAERHAEALYRLDQEKFGTLPVAGMTDEAGAPFPQSADTFLYARCAVVAAGQDIWEGAFSDAGTFAPYTSAEYDGEWLLYVPDQAYQLATGKEWHRLTRYCFESYSNRDGWPHLRD, from the coding sequence ATGACATGGGCCGACTTCTGGTCGCTGATATCCATCCTGAACGGCGAAGCCACCCGAGCGAACTGCCGGCGTCTCGCCGAGGAGCTGAGCCGCCGCCCCGTACCCGGCATCATCGGCTTCGCCGAACGCCATGCCGAGGCCCTCTACCGCCTGGACCAGGAGAAGTTCGGCACGCTTCCCGTCGCCGGCATGACGGACGAGGCCGGCGCCCCCTTCCCCCAGTCCGCCGACACGTTCCTGTACGCGCGTTGTGCTGTGGTCGCCGCAGGTCAGGACATCTGGGAGGGCGCCTTCTCCGACGCCGGCACCTTCGCCCCGTACACCTCGGCCGAGTACGACGGCGAATGGCTGCTGTACGTACCCGACCAGGCCTATCAGCTGGCGACGGGCAAGGAGTGGCACCGCCTGACCCGGTACTGCTTCGAGAGCTACTCCAACAGGGACGGCTGGCCGCATCTGCGGGACTGA
- a CDS encoding TerD family protein has protein sequence MSELRKGENAAVGAGLITAELHLTGGQVDLSALLVAADGRVRSDDDLIFYNQPSDGSGSVRHRPSDAQGPERVEVTPAALPADVDRVVLVGSCDPDDTTRTFRDVERLTVHAVQHGADPVSFSPPALTDGERAVLLVEFYRRGTGWKLRAIGQGYAEGLAGLATDFGIQVDEARPAAPAPAPVPTAAPAPPPAPAPAPAPMSLTKPPLGKVSLDKGSQVSISLDKNDRRLVVTASLEWDGGSDRRRRQGADLDLYALFVPAAKALRGPTAPGTIVSSGHVARGEPLRPGAPAPSSAPDTALKGEKADVVYYKRLGSVSGPPYICLDGDAKAPGCESVRIVRPDEQGYVLLCAYSAVSNGFGSFRSFGAKVVVTDGQGSTVTVPLYENTKTRYWVAIALVDFTGPEGAAIHHIEAYSGRMSERRPVLHPDGAIQMNAGPVEFKRR, from the coding sequence ATGTCTGAGCTCCGGAAGGGCGAGAACGCGGCGGTGGGCGCCGGCCTCATCACGGCCGAGCTGCACCTCACGGGCGGCCAGGTCGACCTGAGCGCCCTGCTGGTCGCCGCGGACGGCAGGGTCCGGTCCGACGACGACCTGATCTTCTACAACCAGCCGTCCGACGGCTCCGGTTCAGTCCGGCACCGCCCCTCCGACGCACAGGGGCCCGAGCGTGTCGAGGTGACCCCCGCCGCCCTCCCCGCGGACGTGGACCGGGTCGTCCTGGTGGGCAGTTGCGATCCCGACGACACGACGCGCACCTTCCGTGACGTCGAGCGGCTCACGGTCCACGCGGTCCAGCACGGCGCCGACCCGGTGTCCTTCAGCCCGCCCGCCCTCACCGACGGCGAACGCGCCGTCCTCCTGGTGGAGTTCTACCGCCGGGGCACGGGCTGGAAGCTCCGCGCCATCGGCCAGGGGTACGCCGAGGGCCTGGCGGGCCTCGCCACCGACTTCGGGATCCAGGTGGACGAGGCCCGGCCCGCCGCCCCTGCCCCCGCGCCCGTACCCACAGCGGCGCCCGCGCCGCCTCCTGCCCCTGCCCCTGCCCCTGCCCCCATGAGCCTGACGAAGCCCCCTCTGGGCAAGGTCAGCCTGGACAAGGGCAGCCAGGTCTCCATCAGCCTGGACAAGAACGACCGCCGGTTGGTGGTGACGGCCTCCCTGGAGTGGGACGGCGGCAGTGACCGGCGGCGCCGGCAGGGCGCCGACCTCGACCTGTACGCGCTGTTCGTGCCCGCCGCGAAGGCGCTGCGCGGACCCACGGCACCCGGCACAATCGTCTCCTCCGGCCATGTCGCCCGGGGCGAGCCGCTCCGCCCCGGGGCCCCCGCCCCCTCCTCGGCCCCGGACACCGCACTCAAGGGCGAGAAGGCCGACGTCGTCTACTACAAGCGCCTCGGTTCGGTGAGCGGTCCGCCCTACATCTGCCTGGACGGTGACGCGAAGGCCCCGGGGTGCGAGTCGGTCCGTATCGTCCGCCCCGACGAACAGGGATACGTCCTCCTCTGCGCCTACTCCGCCGTCAGCAACGGCTTCGGCTCCTTCCGCAGCTTCGGCGCGAAGGTCGTCGTCACGGACGGCCAGGGCTCGACCGTCACCGTCCCTCTCTACGAGAACACCAAGACCCGCTACTGGGTGGCCATCGCCCTCGTCGACTTCACCGGCCCCGAGGGGGCGGCGATCCACCACATCGAGGCGTACAGCGGCCGCATGTCCGAACGCCGCCCGGTCCTGCACCCGGACGGAGCCATCCAGATGAACGCCGGCCCGGTGGAGTTCAAGAGACGCTGA
- a CDS encoding ATP-binding cassette domain-containing protein → MTTKNPQPPHIADGQALIRVHGARENNLKDVSVEIPKRRLTVFTGVSGSGKSSLVFDTIAAESQRLINETYSAFVQGFMPTLARPEVDVLEGLTTAIIVDQQRMGSDPRSTVGTATDANAMLRILFSRLGSPHIGPPSAYSFNTASVRASGAITVERGSKKAVKATFERTGGMCTRCEGRGTVSDIDLTQLYDDSKSLSEGAFTIPGWKSDSFWTVKVYAESGFLDPDKPIRDFTEQEMRDFLHREPTKVKVEGVNLTYEGLIPKIQKSFLSKDKEAMQPHIRAFVERAVAFTTCPECEGTRLSEGARSSKIKGISIADACAMQISDLAAWVRELDDSSVAPLLTALQQSLDSFTEIGLGYLALDRPSGTLSGGEAQRVKMIRHLGSPLTDITYVFDEPTTGLHPHDIQRMNDLLLRLRDKGNTVLVVEHKPQTIAIADHVVDLGPGAGTAGGAVCFEGTVEGLRAGGTVTGRHLDDRATLKKSVREPTGVLEIRGAGTHNLQDVDVDVPLGSLVVVTGVAGSGKSSLVHGALFQRAGAVGAGVVSVDQSPIRGSRRSNPATYTGLLDPIRKAFAKANGVKPALFSPNSEGACPTCKGAGVVYTDLAMMAGVATTCEECEGKRFEASVLDHRLGGRDISEVLAMPVAEAEDFFASGEARTPAAQRVLGRLSDVGLGYLTLGQPLTTLSGGERQRLKLATHMGEKGGVYVLDEPTTGLHLADVEQLLGLLDRLVDSGKSVVVVEHHLAVMAHADWIIDLGPGAGHDGGRIVFEGTPADLVASRSTLTGEHLAAYVEA, encoded by the coding sequence ATGACGACCAAGAACCCGCAGCCGCCGCACATCGCCGACGGACAGGCCCTGATCCGCGTCCACGGTGCGCGCGAGAACAACCTCAAGGACGTCAGTGTCGAGATCCCGAAGCGGCGGCTCACGGTGTTCACCGGCGTCTCCGGGTCGGGCAAGAGCTCGCTGGTCTTCGACACGATCGCCGCGGAGTCGCAGCGTCTGATCAACGAGACGTACAGCGCCTTCGTCCAGGGCTTCATGCCGACCCTGGCGCGGCCCGAGGTCGACGTGCTCGAAGGACTGACGACGGCGATCATCGTCGACCAGCAGCGGATGGGCTCCGACCCCCGTTCCACCGTCGGGACCGCGACCGACGCGAACGCGATGCTGCGCATCCTCTTCAGCCGGCTCGGCTCGCCGCACATCGGACCGCCCAGCGCGTACTCCTTCAACACCGCCTCCGTACGGGCGAGCGGCGCGATCACCGTCGAACGCGGCAGCAAGAAGGCGGTGAAGGCGACCTTCGAGCGCACCGGCGGCATGTGCACGCGCTGCGAGGGCCGCGGCACGGTCTCCGACATCGACCTCACCCAGCTCTACGACGACTCCAAGTCGCTCTCCGAGGGCGCCTTCACCATCCCCGGGTGGAAGTCCGACAGCTTCTGGACGGTCAAGGTCTACGCCGAGTCCGGTTTCCTCGACCCGGACAAGCCGATCCGTGACTTCACGGAGCAGGAGATGCGGGACTTCCTCCACCGGGAGCCGACCAAGGTGAAGGTCGAGGGTGTGAACCTCACCTACGAGGGGCTCATACCCAAGATCCAGAAGTCGTTCCTGTCCAAGGACAAGGAAGCGATGCAGCCGCACATCCGGGCGTTCGTGGAACGGGCGGTCGCCTTCACCACCTGCCCCGAGTGCGAGGGCACCCGGCTCAGCGAGGGCGCCCGGTCCTCGAAGATCAAGGGCATCAGCATCGCCGACGCCTGCGCGATGCAGATCAGCGACCTCGCCGCATGGGTCCGGGAGCTCGACGACTCCTCGGTGGCACCACTGCTCACCGCGCTCCAGCAGTCCCTCGACTCCTTCACCGAGATCGGTCTGGGCTATCTCGCGCTGGACCGGCCCTCCGGCACCCTGTCGGGCGGCGAGGCGCAGCGCGTCAAGATGATCCGGCACCTCGGCTCTCCGCTCACCGACATCACGTACGTCTTCGACGAGCCGACCACCGGCCTGCACCCCCATGACATCCAGCGGATGAACGACCTGCTGCTGCGGTTGCGGGACAAGGGCAACACGGTGCTGGTCGTGGAGCACAAGCCGCAGACGATCGCGATCGCCGACCACGTCGTCGACCTCGGCCCCGGTGCCGGTACGGCGGGCGGCGCGGTCTGTTTCGAGGGCACGGTGGAGGGCCTGCGCGCCGGTGGCACCGTCACCGGCCGTCATCTCGACGACCGGGCCACGCTCAAGAAGTCGGTACGCGAGCCCACCGGCGTCCTGGAGATCCGCGGCGCCGGCACACACAACCTCCAGGACGTCGACGTGGACGTCCCGTTGGGTTCGCTGGTCGTCGTCACCGGTGTCGCCGGGTCGGGCAAGAGCTCGCTGGTGCACGGTGCGCTGTTCCAGCGGGCGGGTGCCGTCGGCGCGGGGGTGGTCTCGGTCGACCAGAGTCCTATCCGCGGCTCGCGGCGGAGCAACCCGGCGACGTACACGGGACTGCTCGACCCGATCCGTAAGGCGTTCGCGAAGGCCAACGGGGTGAAGCCCGCGCTGTTCAGCCCGAACTCCGAGGGGGCCTGCCCCACCTGCAAGGGCGCGGGGGTCGTCTACACCGACCTGGCGATGATGGCGGGGGTCGCGACGACCTGTGAGGAGTGCGAGGGGAAGCGGTTCGAGGCGTCGGTGCTCGACCACCGCCTGGGCGGCCGTGACATCAGCGAGGTGCTGGCGATGCCGGTGGCCGAGGCCGAGGATTTCTTCGCCTCCGGGGAGGCCCGTACGCCGGCCGCGCAGCGCGTCCTGGGCCGGCTCTCCGACGTGGGCCTCGGCTATCTCACCCTCGGTCAGCCGCTCACCACGCTCTCCGGCGGCGAGCGCCAACGGCTCAAGCTGGCCACGCACATGGGCGAGAAGGGCGGCGTCTACGTCCTCGACGAGCCGACCACCGGTCTGCACCTCGCGGACGTCGAGCAGCTGCTCGGCCTGCTCGACCGGCTGGTCGACTCGGGGAAGTCGGTCGTGGTCGTCGAGCACCACCTCGCGGTGATGGCGCACGCGGACTGGATCATCGACCTTGGCCCCGGCGCCGGGCACGACGGCGGCCGGATCGTCTTCGAGGGCACCCCGGCGGACCTGGTCGCGTCCCGGTCGACACTCACGGGCGAGCACCTGGCGGCGTACGTGGAGGCTTGA
- a CDS encoding VOC family protein, whose protein sequence is MNDITLSQCFIAVDDHDKALAFYRDALGLEVRNDVGSGQMRWVTLGAPSQPGVNIVLEPPLADPNASAADREAVAELLAKGLLRGVVFGTDDCDAAFERVRAAGGEVLQEPIDQPYGVRDCAFRDPAGNMIRFSRPVEG, encoded by the coding sequence ATGAACGACATCACGCTCTCACAGTGTTTCATCGCCGTCGACGACCACGACAAGGCCCTGGCCTTCTACCGCGACGCCCTCGGCCTGGAGGTCCGCAACGACGTCGGATCCGGGCAGATGCGCTGGGTGACCCTCGGGGCACCGTCGCAGCCCGGGGTGAACATCGTGCTCGAACCGCCCCTCGCGGACCCGAACGCGTCCGCCGCCGACCGGGAGGCCGTGGCGGAGCTGCTGGCCAAGGGCCTGCTGCGCGGGGTCGTCTTCGGCACCGACGACTGCGACGCCGCCTTCGAGCGCGTCCGTGCCGCGGGGGGCGAGGTGCTTCAGGAGCCCATCGACCAGCCGTACGGCGTCCGCGACTGCGCCTTCCGCGATCCCGCCGGCAACATGATCCGCTTCAGCCGGCCCGTCGAGGGGTGA
- a CDS encoding helix-turn-helix transcriptional regulator, with translation MTTLEDLVRLRRARDTMDRDYAEPLDVPALASAALMSAGHFSRSFRAAYGETPYSYLMTRRIERAKALLRRGDMSVTDVCMAVGCTSLGSFSSRFTELVGESPSAYRARVHDEGTAVPACVAKIHTRPVRNGEAPA, from the coding sequence GTGACGACGCTGGAGGATCTTGTCCGGTTGCGCCGGGCCCGGGACACGATGGACCGCGACTACGCGGAGCCCCTCGACGTCCCGGCACTGGCGAGTGCCGCGCTCATGTCGGCGGGCCACTTCTCCCGCAGCTTCCGCGCCGCCTACGGCGAGACGCCCTACAGCTATCTGATGACGCGCCGGATCGAGCGCGCCAAGGCGCTGCTGCGGCGAGGGGACATGAGTGTGACGGACGTCTGCATGGCCGTGGGCTGTACGTCGCTCGGATCGTTCAGTTCGCGCTTCACCGAGCTGGTCGGCGAGAGCCCCAGCGCCTACCGCGCCCGCGTCCACGACGAGGGGACGGCGGTCCCCGCGTGCGTCGCGAAGATCCACACACGACCGGTCAGAAACGGAGAAGCACCGGCGTGA
- a CDS encoding DUF7144 family membrane protein: MAQSAPPPGTTRPPERNNAWAAGGTMFAGVLLLVDGVLDIFKGIAGIASDEVYARISDYTFRFDVTTWGWIHLILGVILVLVGLGILRGAAWARGFGVAIAALNLIANFVWLPYQPVWAIVSIAIDTFVIWALCTDRSKPVL, translated from the coding sequence ATGGCCCAGTCAGCACCCCCGCCCGGAACCACCCGGCCGCCCGAGCGGAACAACGCCTGGGCGGCGGGCGGCACGATGTTCGCCGGCGTCCTGCTGCTCGTGGACGGCGTACTGGACATCTTCAAGGGCATCGCGGGCATCGCCTCCGACGAGGTCTACGCCCGTATCAGCGACTACACGTTCCGCTTCGACGTGACGACCTGGGGCTGGATCCACCTGATCCTCGGTGTGATCCTCGTGCTGGTCGGCCTGGGCATCCTGAGAGGTGCCGCCTGGGCGCGCGGTTTCGGTGTGGCGATCGCGGCGCTCAACCTGATCGCGAACTTCGTGTGGCTGCCGTACCAGCCGGTGTGGGCGATCGTCTCCATCGCGATCGACACGTTCGTGATCTGGGCCCTGTGCACCGATCGCTCGAAGCCGGTCCTCTGA